A stretch of the Panthera uncia isolate 11264 chromosome D1, Puncia_PCG_1.0, whole genome shotgun sequence genome encodes the following:
- the LOC125916625 gene encoding olfactory receptor 226 produces MEQRNQSGRVSEFVLLGFPAPAPLRALLFALSLLAYVLVLTENTLIIMAIRNHPTLHKPMYFFLANMSFLEIWYVTVTIPKMLAGFAGSEQSQGQLISFEGCMTQLYFFLGLGCTECVLLAVMAYDRYVAICHPLHYAVIVSGQQCVQLAAGSWAGGFGISMVKVFLISRLSYCGPNIINHFFCDVSPLLNLSCTDMSTAELTDFVLAIFILLGPLSVTGASYMAITGAVVRIPSAAGRHKAFSTCASHLTVVIIFYAASIFIYARPKALSAFDTNKLVSVLYAVIVPLLNPIIYCLRNQEVKRALRHTLHLYQGQDAKRRKASRDG; encoded by the coding sequence ATGGAGCAGAGGAATCAGAGTGGGAGGGTAAGTGAGTTTGTGTTGCTGGGCTTCCCGGCTCCTGCGCCACTGCGGGCACTTTTATTCGCCCTTTCTCTGCTGGCCTATGTGTTGGTGCTGACTGAAAACACACTCATCATTATGGCAATTAGAAACCACCCCACCCTTCACAAACCCATGTACTTCTTTCTGGCTAATATGTCCTTCTTGGAGATCTGGTATGTTACTGTCACTATTCCCAAGATGTTAGCTGGATTTGCTGGGTCCGAACAGAGCCAGGGACAGCTAATCTCCTTTGAGGGCTGCATGACACAGCTCTATTTTTTCCTGGGACTGGGCTGCACTGAATGTGTCCTTCTTGCTGTTATGGCCTATGatcgctatgtggccatctgccaTCCTCTCCACTATGCTGTCATTGTCAGCGGTCAGCAGTGTGTGCAGCTTGCAGCTGGCTCCTGGGCTGGAGGTTTTGGTATCTCCATGGTCaaagtttttctcatttctcGCCTCTCCTACTGTGGACCCAACATCATCAACCACTTTTTCTGTGATGTCTCCCCATTACTCAATCTTTCATGTACTGATATGTCAACAGCAGAGCTTACAGACTTTGTTCTGGCCATTTTTATCCTGCTGGGGCCACTCTCTGTCACTGGGGCCTCCTATATGGCCATCACTGGTGCTGTGGTACGAATTCCCTCGGCTGCTGGGCGCCATAAAGCCTTTTCCACCTGTGCCTCTCACCTCACTGTTGTGATCATCTTCTATGCAGCCAGTATCTTCATCTATGCCCGGCCAAAGGCACTCTCAGCTTTTGACACCAACAAGCTGGTTTCTGTACTCTATGCTGTCATTGTACCTTTGCTCAACCCCATCATTTACTGCTTACGCAATCAAGAGGTCAAGAGAGCCCTACGCCATACGCTACACCTATACCAGGGCCAGGATGCTAAGCGCAGGAAAGCAAGCAGAGATGGGTAG
- the LOC125916633 gene encoding olfactory receptor 6-like — protein MLGKNITLVSEFILVGFPTAPWLQVLLFFLFLVVYLLVIIENLIIMLTVWITGSFHKPMYYFLSSLSFLEVWYVSVTVPKMLDGFLLQKRRISFTGCMTQLYFFISLACTECVLLATMAYDRYVAICHPLQYPVIMTTGYCVQLVAFSYVSGFMVSVIKVYFISHVAFCGSNVMNHFFCDISPILKLACKDMSTAELVDFALAIVILVFPLITTVLSYVYIVSTILRIPSTQGRKKAFSTCASHLTVVIIYYTAMIFMYVRPRAIASFNSNKLISAVYAVLTPMLNPFIYCLRNQEVKNAVKKTMGVGQCLLLS, from the coding sequence ATGCTGGGGAAAAACATCACTCTGGTCAGTGAATTCATCTTGGTGGGCTTCCCCACTGCCCCATGGCTACAAGTcctgctcttcttcctcttccttgtggTCTACTTGCTGGTGATAATAGAGAATCTTATCATCATGCTCACTGTTTGGATCACTGGCTCCTTCCATAAGCCCATGTACTATTTCCTGAGTAGCTTGTCCTTTCTGGAGGTCTGGTATGTCTCTGTCACAGTCCCCAAGATGCTGGATGGATTCCTTTTGCAGAAACGGCGCATCTCCTTCACAGGTTGCATGACCCAGCTCTACTTCTTTATCTCGCTCGCCTGCACAGAGTGTGTGCTTCTGGCAaccatggcctatgaccgctatgtggccattTGCCACCCTCTCCAATACCCAGTCATTATGACCACAGGTTATTGTGTACAGCTGGTGGCGTTCTCCTATGTAAGTGGTTTCATGGTCTCTGTCAtcaaagtttatttcatttcacatgTTGCCTTTTGTGGTTCTAATGTCATGAACCACTTTTTCTGTGATATCTCACCAATCCTTAAGCTGGCTTGCAAAGACATGTCCACAGCTGAGCTAGTGGactttgctttggctattgtcattCTTGTCTTCCCACTCATCACCACTGTCCTTTCCTATGTATACATTGTCTCCACCATTCTGCGGATACCCTCCacccagggaaggaagaaagcctTCTCCACCTGTGCATCCCACCTCACTGTGGTCATAATTTATTATACAGCcatgatttttatgtatgttcGGCCCAGAGCTATTGCATCATTTAATTCCAACAAACTAATCTCAGCTGTGTACGCAGTCCTCACACCCATGCTAAATCCCTTCATCTACTGCCTTA